The sequence ACACTGTAGCTGCAACAACTGGTGCAGTACAAGCATGTCATCTCAATAAAGATGTGTTCTTGGTGCACGAGTGGCATACAGTTAAATGAAGCTGCTTGATGAGTCTTAAACAGGCCGATCGGACTGCTTTTTTGCTGACTTCAACATTGCTGCGTGCAGTGCATTAATGCTACAGCACATCTGTGTCcaatatatttttcaaatgtccgcaagaaagaaagtgagagtcTCCTCTTGCTCATCATTCCGTTCTTCAACAGGCGTGCCCTCGACCAGATTTGGCATGGGCGGTTCAGTGTCGTCATCCGTGTTGGATGTGAGCAAGTGGACATCTACGTGGTGCTTTGACACATTCCTCACGGCATCCGCGGCACGGTTGAGCCTTCTCCTGTACCTACAAACACAAGTGCGCAAGAGTAAGATCTACGTCAGAAAAAAGCAAAAGTTCGCCGAGTTTTACCATATATGTCGCAACGTGTAGCTAGGATGTAGTTTCTCCAGTGAAAACAATTGCCAATTTAGACAGTTTTATTGTACGTAAAGATGTATGGATTGGCTAATGAATCGCAGTCTAATATATCCGCTAGGATAGCGGCataaacaaaaaggaaaagaaaagaccaTACCGAGCGGCGCGAGATTCACTGTTCGCCTTCTTCTCGTAGCCGAGATGCAAAGACGGCGCCCAGTCAGGATCCGCTTCGGCCATCGCGTAAGCGGGACGACCTGCGCGTAAAACGGAAGCATCGTTTAACTTGCAGCAACGGCGTTTATCAGGTCACCTTGGTTACGCCGAGCAGTAGGAGTCCCGTCGCACTCAAATGCCCCATGTCGCAGTAATTTAACATGACCGGCAATACGACAGTCGTTTGCTCGATGAGCTGCGGTATCGCGAACTAACGGAACACAAGACAAACAACGCCGACACTGCAGGGGCAAGAACGCTCACCAGAAATGAAGTGTTTCTCGCAGACCTTGTAGTTGGTCCCGGCGTAGTCCATGTCTCGGCGGTTAATGCGGCGAAACCATTCCGCCCTCCTCCGTGCTGTTAGCTCTTCCGTTCGTTGACACTGGTACTTTATCACACTCGGCAGCGAGAAGAACTTTACAGGGGCAGCATTCTGATCGTCGGTCCTGTTTTTCGTGCGGCTCTTGCATCCAAACACGGCGCAGTTCACCATATTTTTAGCCGCAGTTGCGTTGGCCGTCTCCAcgacacacgcacgcgcacgcagaTACACACGCGTTCACAGACTCTGTTCCACTCGATGCGCCTTCGCGGCACTGTGCATGAGATAATACCACACAATAATACGTGCAGGCTTCGCACGAAAGGCGTAGAGGCCCTGCTTTGACAATGCACGACGACACGACCAACAATATGGCGCGGCCCGCGTGGCTGATCGGGCCGTCGATGATGTCGCCGCTTTGCGGATCAAGGCGAAACTCATAGGTGACGATTAAACTGATTAAACTTCAATAaaaatagagtgcctcgatgcgcgcgcgcgcggacatcaaggcaccctaaataataataaaaaaaaactatgcgtTTATGCAAATTTTCCTAATCATTCAAAACAAGGAAGGGGAGTTGATCGaagcactcgttttttttttttgttgttgttgaactcAACCATACGAATTAAGCCAACAGAACTTtctttcaagcgaagcttcttgTGAGTTGCCGAATCTCTGGTGACGCCGGTGGCGGCATAGTACGCAACAacccggcgagcgtacagaaatgcggccctcgaagttgCGCCGGTCACATATatgcgtatttgtgtgcgccgtttccAAACAACTGATGTTATCTCGATCGTGCGCTTGTCGGGGTATAGCCGTACATTTTATTACGGTCCCTAGAACTTTTATCGAAGcgacttgccatttcacgttgccacatttcattgttgcctttcacTGTTGAATTTAACTGTTTCACGCGTGACCGTTGTTGCCATAGCAACAAAAgcgttgcactgctaagcacttGGGTGACGGTCCGATttctggcatggaggaaggaaaaagttgcgatagaaagaatgagagaaaagTGGTGCGTCAGGCACGCGTGCCCCTATATTTCCGGTAGAAGCGctcttgaattttttttatttgcgggaCACTGCCGGCTGCCTTTTTGAATCCAGAGCAGGGGCATAGTGATTTCATAAATTAGTCGTTCATTACGTTCATCAGACGTCACGACAGAGCTCATATAAGTTGTACGCATATAAGTTGTCATATAATTGTACGAGTCAGAATAAAATGGTTGCCATTACAATCGGCAAGAGTGACAAAAGTGCACAAGGGGAATGAAACCAGTTTTCACTGTAGTGCCTTCGCAGCTCCACGACCCCAGCAGTCTTTTGTTACCTTCCACTTCCAGGTCTAACTCAATTTTTTAAAACCTTTAGGACCTCAGACGAGAAAACTACATGATTGCGAATGCTTTGGCACAATCACTGAACATGATGGATATTTTGTGACTGCAGATTGTAAAGAGACATAGTCACTGATGGCAAATTCTCTCCTCTGACACAGTTGCTCAGATAACTAAATACATTGAGAAGGGTTTGAACAGTACAGCTAAGTGCTTTTAATTATCGTAAAGCTTCTCGCTTTTTATTTCAGCCTCTGGTGGTTGATGTAATTCCATAGTCGGCTTCGTCTTATTTGCGCCTATCTGGCAAGGCTGCTTGTCCATCTCTGGCTGATATCTGATATTTGCTGTTTCTTTTGCAGCTTCTTCCACATCTGTGAGCATTATATTCAACAGGGCATATTTCATAAGTTCAGGGCATATTTGCGCACTTCCACTGTTGTTAGTCATCCAGTCCAGCGATCTTGCGAAGCTAATGAGTTAAAGGCAATGTTATGGACTTAATAGTACATCAATGCACTGTTTAGAAGAATTACAAACATGGCACCTCTTTTAGAATTTCCCGTCAAACCTTGCACAATTATTTTTCTCCCCTACTCTTTACACTTCACATTCCTTTGGACACCATGCTGATTAACAATTTTTGAAAGCCTGCTAGAGTTTTCCTCGGGGCCGACAACCACTTATGAAGACTGCTTTGATGCAAATTGTGATTAGCTTTTACAATCCCCAGGTGATTATGCACATTTTCTAAAATTTCGAACAAATAAGCAACGGTGGCTAATAGTGTTAAACTGGCAAATGATAGAGGGAATGTTATGGACTGTTACCCAACTAGTGCTCCTTTTGTACGAAAAATATAAAGTGGAgtgccaacagagcgtcgtgtactGCTCAGCCCCACATTACAACCTTTGCCTATAAAAGGTGAACTATACAATGTTTTTGACAAGGGACACATGGCAAAACAACGTACACAAGGTGCTGTTCAATTTTATTGCTCTGTAGGTCCTCTGTTCGTTTTAGATTATAACAATGGCTTCGGTAACCATTCTTGGGCAGCGCATAAAGACAATACACGCAAAGGAAACGGGACAAGCACTTGTCCCATTTCCTTTGCGTGTATTGTCCCGTTTCTATATGAGAAGTATAGAGAATACAACTGTTTCTTAAGTATCTTCTGCTTGTATCTCAAGCATTTGTTTGACCATGTATTTAGTGATCTTGAGGTGCATTGCGCATGAATTAGTTTCTTTCTACATATAAGTGTACAGTGGGAAAACTGATCGTTCACACTATCACAGTAATAAGATAGCTTATGGGACTTTACGTGCTAGAACCGTCATAAGACTATGTGGCATGCCATAGTGGActctggaataattttgaccgcctggggttctttaacgtgtgcccaAGTCTAAGTGCACGGGCGTTCTTGCATTTTGACCCCgccaaaatgcggccaccatggtCAGGAATCGAACTCACACCCCCGAGCTTTGCAGAACACCACCTTACCTGCTTAAGCTACCATGGCGATGTTCACACTACGTGAATTTAAGAGAACACTCTTAACAACTCAGAAGACTATTTGCATTTGTCCATGCATCACTGCATAGAGAGATGCACATTCCATCGTAATGTTAATGACCACTATAGACGTAATGGACAAAAACAAGGGGACACACCAATGTCAGAGGTCATGTACATTGCAGGTAATGGTGATCTGTGAATCAGTCAAACATGAACATACCATCCTGCAGTTCTACTGTCTCGCAAAAGCTGCACACGAAAGGAAGTACACAAATGTGTCCTTCCAAGTTGGTGGCACGAGACACCTGAAATGTCCTTCCATTTTTTAAGTATTACGAAATATGATTAAGGCGACTGACTCGCGGAAGATTCGAGGCAACATATTTATTATGTACAAACACACAGTGGAGGCCGTGGTCAgtcgagaaaaaaaatgttctgaaACTGGCTGGCACATAGCCTCTTGACTTCATCTGTGAaagggagagaaaagaaaagaagaaaatattaTGCAGAGCAGTTCAATATCAACGCAACAAGCAAATGCCATTCATACATTATATTAAATTCAACTAGACATCCAAAAAGCACCTCCGTTTAGCTGAAGCACAGCACCATGCAGGACTGTACGTTTCACCCGCTGTGATAAATTAGTCGATCCCAGCTACAATGGATTTGACAGTGCATGCTACTCAACTCACTGACAGCTGCATCACGAATGCTTGGATATCATCAATGATGTGCTGCCGGATGTCATACATGCCTAGTGGCCTCCTCCAAAGAATAATCCTACAAAAAAGtgctttttgggcgagttggttcagtaTCTTAGTATACTAtactttagcgcaaaaaacacacgttGCATGCTGCTGTATTAGATTTCTTGAGCGCCAGCCATTAAATCAAATCTTGTTCCTGTTTAGATTTTGACCTTGTGAATCTTTGCACGAGTATATACgtgtgtgtttttcaataaaactcAGTTGATAGATTGCGCTGCGTTCGTgtggtcctttctttgtccccgTTTATTGCACTAAAGTATACTAAGAATAATCCTAACAGTTAATGCACACCTTTCAAGTGCAATGAACGAGTGCACTAAAAAAACTAAGTAGTACTACATTCCACGTCATCTTCAGTTAAAATATATTTAGTATTTTGATTTTGTTTAACTGTCAGTCAAGTCAACACAATGCGACAACACTGCTGaattgtctgttgtcggacccgTTCCTGCTGACGTGCTGCCAACATGCCCAGTGGTGATTAGTCTGCCGACTGTTCAGGCGTTAGCACTGTGCCAACACTATGAAAAGGGCTGTCTTGGGATGTTGGCACATCAAGTCAATGCTGTGTCAGCTTAGAGCGATTTGAGCCTTAACAGTCATGAAATCAAGACATACACAGCTCACATACTGTGCCACATTAAAAATGAATTTGTAAAATGTGCGTGCGGCaacaagaggaaaaaaaacaaaacaaaatatagcACACCATGTATCTGGATGATGTTGGCGCTCTTCTGGTTGAGCACGACGTAAAACTCGCGCTGGTCCGACACCTTCCCGACCACCCACCACTCGCTGGTCGTCTTGGCCGTCATCTCACCAGCATCCTCGACCCTGCATTAGTAAGACTTGTAGGTACAGCAGATGCTTCACCCACAGCAGACAAACATAGAATGCTAGGTATTTGCAGATAAACTGAGCACAACTAGAGGTACTACATATCATTAtactaggagtgtgcgaatattcgaaatttcgaatatttttcgaatagtgtttcctattcgattcgatttgcactggaattttactattcgaactattcgaatttccccaaaacaaatacagttcaacgcccgattgaaagtgaccccttcaaattttcaatatgcttcacctcctcacactctcgtattgcggcaaagctgcctttcaagctccgttacggtcgaactttgccaagagacaacgtccgtttgtaagtggtccttagattttcaatatgcttcacctgatcACACACCgatttgcggcaaagctgcttttcaagctttgctacggtcgcaaatttaactcaagaaaacactggttccaacatggagatgaaagctgtggcagaggtgggggctcaattaatgctgttttggacctgaaatttgggcaggaagtctgaaaaatcggaagccgaagatttttagcatccaaaatttcagacgttcttatatatcgacgtctacgaggcagatttggaactctggaattgaagggagcacacccttgtccgccacattagttgggcttccacagaagttgaaagaggagaggtGGGGAAATGGCATCtatgcctatcacgtgtaaagtgttgtcggcaacactttggttgcaccaaatcatgtacataaatagaattcggcctctacattgcctcattcttgataagacaactatgaaacaccaccccgccagtgcttcatcaacctagcgaaaagaaacactttcatgttgctatctcataagaatatgcttaggaatcccctcaaactttcttttctgcaatttcgcttcgaagtattcgaaaaatattctggaaatattcgagaaatattcgaaagatattcgattcgattcgcacacacacttcaatattcgaattcgcttcgcacccaaaattttgctattcgcacagctctacattaTACGCAAAATGTAAACCAGCTAAAAAGGAATGAATTACAAACGTGGGAGCACTGGCATGCACAAGAGCGAAAACATTCAAAATAATGAGGAAACGCGAGGCACTGTGCGTTAAGTCGTGCTTAGCATTCTAAGCACATGTTCGTCTTGATATTTATTTCTTTACtaatttattttaccctcagggtacacAGTATATTTCAGAGGGGAACGGCAATGCACAACAATGAAAAAACAAGGAACACAAAGCAAATGGCATACAAACATAGTCGCTAATAGGGGTACGAAGATGAATACTCCTAACAACTTACATCATAAAAAAGCAAATGATGAACaataattttctttttattacaCGGTGAAGGCAAAAAGCAATATAAATCAACTGATGAACAAAGCATAAAGGGGGTAATTAGGTAATCATTGTTTTAAGGACATTCTTAAATTGAATGGAGTCATTGATGCTTGTTATTGATGCAGGCAGGGAATTCCATTCATTACAAGTTCTTTGGAGATATGATTGGGCATATGTTACTGTGTTGCAATGGGGGACTGGGACTTTTTGTTGGTGATTACGacgaagagaaatgaagggagcaGGTTAAATTAATCAGGAACAAAGTTTCGGATTAtgataaaatattttatgaaaCAGGCAAATGCGAGTGTGCTTTCGGCGCGTAACTAGTGGGATGAGGTTTAGAGATGCCTTCATTTGGGTGACACTAGCTGAACGATGGTAGTTAGCCAAAATGAAAAAAGGAGTTTATCAATGCACTGAAAGCTGACACTTCAAGGCTACTAGGAATTGTCCATAGTGACAAAGGATGTTGATCCAGTCTTTTTTAAATGCCACTTATTTTTTGCACCACAAACAGGGAACGTAAATACAGCTAAATTTCAGTAAACAGAAATCGCTTAAACAGAACAGGCGCCTTTCATTGGTTGGTTTTGTATTtacataaagtaaaaaaaaaaagctttcaataATCAGATACACAAAAACGAAGTAGTATGTGGCAAGATCACCAGAGAGCTGGTCTAGCTAGTGATGCTGCTCATTTGATTGTTTCTATTTTTCTTATGAAATTCGAATGCAAGATAAACAGATGCAAACATGAATGAAAaatttttgctgcatactattaatgattatcgagaattataatttggcgaacacaattatgaaaaaagacgccaggcctgcgctgaaaccgcagcacagtcacagcgaaagctggaacagcggcgtttctagagcccgttgtaagctctctaggggctacaatacaagtacactagaaaggtacccccactacgccataaatcacaatttttgtggagttgggaagcacctactaagctattatttgtcattctgcggagaagcgaggcaccagctacatgtaaggcattatttgcactttgttgacgcgatgactgatgacgatgaagaattatggctcagccctttataatgggttggaagctttaaacgacccaccagttatgtaatttgcattgggtgacgcccggtcgctatttccctctcccgtcatactgtataacatacgttgacgtaggagagagaagggggggggggggagggcaagaactttactgagaccccgaggaaatggatcatgcgcttatgggcttccttggcaacgaatacaagtgcacttgcgaggaacccactacgctataaatcattgtaatttttgagaagcatggcagcaggcactgtgccattttaagtgcgaatgcactttataagcgaccctgaatccgccgtcccatagcaacgccgcggagagcggagaggaggaggagcgtcagtagcaacggcgcagcgacgtcatgccccacgtgactgcgcgcgctccgccctccgctccgtgactgcgcgcgccccgcgcattgcctgcggtgatgaaggccggcggcgagacgccgaaccaaagcgtgcgaagcgagccgagcaccccgaagccgatctggcgcggggacgcgcgatgcgtgagcgagcgcgggccctcgaattcgatcggccggacgcacgcttccagcgagacttcctggaccgcagcttcggatatagctgcgcggtgtgcgatcgactgtggttcgacaacaacctgagccccatctcgggcgtgcgcaacgccgccaacaagttgaacgcgttgcggaaCGAGTtcggaacgagttcggaagacagatcatcatcatcagtaaaagtgctttgcacttaaaaacggccagacctccgtgggtcggctggcgcgtgctctctcgctgccgtctccttcgctcggctctgcagtttagtcgcgcgcgccccctcatagcatcaccccgtgcttcgcacttcctcatactccccttcgggaaaatgcgggtttttttcgtcattctacggaaagccgtggtacctgctaaatgcatgcaaggcataatgcgcactttgttgatgctgtgcctgatgacgacgaagaattatggcagagccctgtaatgggttggaagcaaggaggtttaaaccttgtttggaagcattcaacaacctactcgttgtgcaattcgcattgtgtgatgcctggttacagaattcgcgttgtgcgacgcttggcgcttattttactcttctaccacgctatattgcatatgctaatgtggttccttcctgacatgaagcctgtataggaactttttgcaaagcagtttcaagcaccggcatggctcagaggttgaatactgggctcccacgcagagggtccaggttggaacctcgttctattctggaatttttttcttatttcgagtgatattggttacggacaccggcggcggcggcggacaactacggcgccaaaaacggccggtgaaatgatctcataacagctttcgctgtaaaaataaatagcatcaATGGCTAGACCAGCTGTCTGGGAATCTTGCcacattgtttttgtgtttgacaaagtgAAGTTGCTGAAAAGCCCTGCAAAAATTATGCTAAATTCATTTTGGAAATTGCATATCTTTAGTTCTAATGCAGCTGTTGAAAATTTCTTAGAGAATTGGAAtatgcagaaaaaactgaattaaatattaaaggggcactaaagtggaACAATTAATCGTTGATTTATATTGACAAATTCTACTTTGAAAACTCTAATGGCATTAATTTGACCATGATATGtctattaatagaggagaaaatcaaggtcaaagtttcacttttaaattttgcgccggtATCTCCGCACCTGACTTCACGGATttaaaagtgtatttttcgttttTGGCGACACTGGCTCAAATTTTCTGAAacctggtatgttaagtctatggccccctcagaggacaatgcacctcatttttaccgattaggaacggtGTATGCCCTAGCGCACACCatcaaaatctacgacgtcacggtgattggtgcgaagatttcaaggtggcgtcgccactggcattttctttttgcgcgttttctcacttaccaagcgtcttctcgtggcaagcgtggcgattttgctattatgaaagagtaatttaccaatacgaGATAAATCGTTTtcctgtttagtgtccctttaatattaaTTCAGttcacccaaaaaaaaaaaaaaacatttttgaatGACCGACGTCTCCCCATGGAGCTAATTTCTTCGGTCCCTTGAATTTCCGTttatcaagagtctactgtaGACACAACAGTGCCTTGCAAATGCACTAAAAGCAGCACCGTTGCTGGCACTCACTGTTTTAGATCCTCGTTGATGTCAGCCAAGAAGCGAACCAATTCTGGAGGCACCACAATACCCGTCCTTCTCTCGGAATGCACCGTCGACTTCTGAGCCAGGTTCATGCGGTTGAAGTAGATGTATTTGCTCTGGCCGTCCAGAGGGGAACTGAAACACAGAGGCAGCAGGGTCAAAAGATAAGAGACCACGCACACCAAACTGGTTAAACATACCAGTCAAGTTTTACTGAGCAGCCGTTAAATGATCATTGTATTACATTGTTCGCACACTCTGCTGAAGGCAGAGCTACAGAAATGCAGGCTGCATGCCTGAACACTGATATCCAGTATTTACATTGAATGCACATTTTGTAAACTTTTTACCCTACAACTGAACAAAGCTTCTAAAACTAGCATTCATACAGCtgcagcactgtaaccactaggtAAAGCATTATGTATGCATCATTATGTATCACCAATTCACTAAAGtactatacagtagactctcattaaacgggacatgaagggaccaggaaaatatgtttcattcaGCAGGAGTTCCATTTTCTGCGACATGAACAGGGGTGAATTCATGTATGAAGCCAATCATATTACgggaggcagttgttccatttaagcagcagttccgtttaacagatttccattTGCTGAGAGCCTGCTGTATATCACTAATTCTACGTGTCACATTATATATCACTATGTATATAGCATTATGGCTGTATCACTACGTATAATCACAGCCGTATATCATGTTTGAATCTTGGATGACATGCAGAGAAACAGCACTAATTTAAAAAGAATTCTTGACACTCTGGATTTTGCATTTATTGTGCTAAGCCACTTTTCTTCAGTCTTTGTAAAATACTAAATGTAC comes from Rhipicephalus sanguineus isolate Rsan-2018 chromosome 7, BIME_Rsan_1.4, whole genome shotgun sequence and encodes:
- the LOC119399620 gene encoding uncharacterized protein LOC119399620, which translates into the protein MVNCAVFGCKSRTKNRTDDQNAAPVKFFSLPSVIKYQCQRTEELTARRRAEWFRRINRRDMDYAGTNYKVCEKHFISGRPAYAMAEADPDWAPSLHLGYEKKANSESRAARYRRRLNRAADAVRNVSKHHVDVHLLTSNTDDDTEPPMPNLVEGTPVEERNDEQEETLTFFLADI